One Nitrosopumilus piranensis genomic region harbors:
- a CDS encoding very short patch repair endonuclease: MPDKFSKQTRSRIMSSIRSKNTKPELQVRKLVWALGKRFRIHDRTVFGTPDISNKSKRVAVFIDGCFWHGCPRCYSEPKSNTEFWRNKIARNRDRRKKVKSELRKEGWTVMEFWEHAVRKEPIPIAISISEKI; encoded by the coding sequence TTGCCAGACAAGTTCTCAAAGCAAACACGAAGTCGCATAATGTCATCAATCAGGTCGAAGAACACAAAACCAGAACTGCAAGTAAGAAAACTTGTGTGGGCACTTGGCAAGAGATTCAGGATTCATGACAGGACAGTTTTTGGAACACCTGACATCTCAAACAAGTCTAAGAGAGTTGCAGTGTTCATTGACGGATGCTTCTGGCACGGATGCCCAAGATGCTATTCTGAGCCAAAGTCAAACACTGAATTCTGGAGAAACAAGATTGCAAGAAACAGGGACAGGCGAAAGAAGGTAAAATCAGAGCTTAGAAAAGAGGGCTGGACTGTCATGGAGTTCTGGGAGCATGCAGTAAGAAAGGAGCCTATTCCAATCGCAATTTCTATCTCAGAGAAAATTTGA
- the dcm gene encoding DNA (cytosine-5-)-methyltransferase, whose product MSPPVRFDFSKPGKTKFTFSDICAGIGGMRMAFENLGGKCVFTSEWDRFCQETYRENFGETPHGDITKIPIRDIPRHDVMLAGFPCQPFSKSGFATRKFLNKKDGFADDTQGKIFFRIAKIIAAKKPKAIFLENVPRLVKMNKGKTFEIIINEIEKLGYNCKWKVISAETVVPQRRERLYIVATRKGIEFEFPEIPDLKPQLKQILERRVDKKYVLSDNTWQWLQDHAKKHSSMGNGFGFRMADPKKTACTLSARYGKDGSEILIPRRNGNPRKLSPRECARLMGFPDNFAIPVSDTQAYKQFGNSVAVPVIYLIGYSFIKKITNMPFPKIFQST is encoded by the coding sequence ATGAGCCCTCCAGTAAGGTTTGACTTCTCAAAGCCGGGAAAGACCAAATTCACGTTCAGCGATATATGCGCCGGAATCGGGGGAATGCGAATGGCATTTGAGAACCTTGGCGGCAAATGTGTCTTTACTTCTGAATGGGACAGGTTCTGCCAAGAGACATACCGTGAAAACTTTGGCGAGACTCCGCATGGAGACATTACAAAAATTCCAATCCGAGACATTCCAAGACACGATGTAATGCTTGCAGGATTTCCGTGCCAGCCATTCTCAAAGAGCGGTTTTGCGACAAGGAAGTTTCTCAACAAGAAGGACGGTTTTGCAGATGACACACAGGGGAAAATATTTTTCAGGATTGCAAAAATAATTGCAGCAAAAAAACCAAAGGCAATATTTTTGGAAAACGTTCCGCGACTGGTAAAGATGAACAAGGGAAAGACTTTCGAGATTATAATTAATGAAATTGAAAAGTTAGGATATAATTGCAAATGGAAAGTAATCAGTGCAGAAACGGTAGTTCCGCAAAGAAGGGAACGGCTCTATATTGTTGCGACAAGAAAAGGGATAGAGTTTGAGTTTCCGGAAATTCCCGACCTGAAACCGCAGCTTAAACAAATCCTTGAGAGAAGAGTTGACAAAAAATATGTTCTTTCAGACAACACGTGGCAATGGCTGCAGGACCATGCAAAAAAGCACTCTTCAATGGGAAACGGTTTTGGTTTCAGGATGGCAGATCCGAAAAAGACTGCATGCACATTAAGTGCAAGATACGGCAAGGACGGCTCAGAGATACTTATTCCCAGAAGAAACGGGAACCCAAGAAAGCTCTCCCCAAGGGAATGCGCAAGGCTGATGGGATTTCCTGACAACTTTGCGATCCCGGTATCGGACACCCAGGCCTACAAGCAGTTTGGGAATTCTGTGGCGGTCCCGGTAATTTATCTAATTGGTTATTCATTTATCAAAAAAATCACAAACATGCCATTTCCAAAAATCTTTCAAAGTACGTGA
- a CDS encoding sensor histidine kinase: protein MSKNPASEEEKIEENEPEDTIKFKISSKVARLLGRESVSSDTAALFELIKNSYDADASKVTVTFKEILNKNPERRTIIIEDDGVGISFKEFEKKWMVIGTYSKEKETFTTNGRRMLGNKGVGRFATEKLAKKLTLISKPQKSKEKIQLDVDWGSYENEEIEFNQVPNKIHVEEERNDGEHGLRIVLSNLRTEWNTKKLTRLLDAIGSILIPKELQRTRDDTFDVQIIAPEFETKIKPTAESVLLETAPYVVTCNMPSDTFKTSVTIKKEGNVVASPELDFAKTPIKKTGQQWKPFGPCTVKLYFYPMKSAFETWDSYYRDTMKTVNIRKILKDYHGVKIYRDGFWVSPYGGLENDWLELEAERVQANMKIGNTQIIGFVEISKDKNSNITDTTTREKLVENDAFHSMRHFVKSVIDELSEYRIQEYKDFREQQPKKIYKNILDSEIQRLLSYLETESDIPENIKKNIVKHAQTIDANIKNLTKVTSSETKRTEIETRGLLNLASLGILSANSYHEIFNIIGNMKETPTAIKTLLFEKSDIDDVVNSFLIELDEQLELIDQFTWLVRQFVKAIGNDVESKLSKEEIPLEELVSKMMNSYTTSTAKNVVPEIIVTPNDFTVTMYKSDIISIVLNLLTNAIKSVDLDEDDEKKIKITINKEAYDLILLFSDNGIGIQEGIMPKIFRPFFSTYENGTGMGLSIVQEILESYEGKISLEPKPEFEKGASFKITIPLKNLRSEKE from the coding sequence TTGAGCAAAAATCCCGCCTCAGAGGAAGAAAAAATTGAAGAGAATGAGCCTGAAGACACTATCAAGTTCAAGATCAGTAGTAAAGTTGCAAGACTGTTGGGAAGAGAATCCGTGTCAAGTGATACCGCGGCTCTTTTTGAACTTATCAAGAATAGCTATGATGCAGATGCTTCAAAAGTTACGGTAACATTTAAAGAAATACTAAATAAAAATCCTGAAAGAAGAACAATAATCATTGAAGATGATGGAGTTGGAATCTCGTTCAAAGAATTTGAAAAGAAATGGATGGTTATTGGAACTTATTCAAAAGAAAAGGAAACATTTACAACAAATGGAAGACGTATGCTTGGGAATAAAGGAGTTGGTCGTTTTGCAACAGAAAAGCTTGCAAAAAAATTAACTTTAATTTCAAAACCACAAAAATCCAAAGAGAAAATTCAATTAGATGTGGATTGGGGAAGTTATGAAAATGAAGAAATTGAATTTAATCAAGTACCAAATAAAATTCATGTGGAAGAAGAAAGAAATGATGGCGAACATGGTCTAAGAATTGTTTTATCCAATTTACGAACTGAGTGGAATACAAAAAAACTTACACGATTACTTGATGCAATAGGTTCTATTTTAATTCCAAAAGAGCTCCAAAGAACAAGAGATGATACATTTGATGTACAAATAATTGCTCCTGAATTTGAAACAAAAATTAAACCAACAGCTGAAAGCGTATTGTTAGAAACTGCACCTTATGTTGTTACATGCAATATGCCATCAGATACTTTCAAAACCAGTGTTACGATTAAAAAAGAAGGAAATGTTGTTGCAAGCCCTGAATTAGATTTTGCAAAAACTCCTATCAAAAAAACAGGGCAACAATGGAAACCATTTGGCCCTTGTACTGTTAAACTGTATTTTTATCCTATGAAATCAGCATTTGAAACGTGGGATAGTTATTACAGAGATACGATGAAGACTGTAAACATTAGAAAAATTCTAAAAGATTATCACGGAGTAAAAATTTACAGAGATGGTTTTTGGGTAAGTCCATACGGCGGGTTAGAAAATGATTGGTTGGAGCTAGAAGCGGAGAGGGTTCAAGCAAACATGAAGATAGGAAATACCCAAATAATTGGATTTGTGGAGATTTCCAAAGATAAGAATTCAAACATCACAGATACTACCACTAGAGAAAAATTAGTTGAGAATGATGCATTTCATTCCATGCGTCATTTTGTTAAATCAGTGATAGATGAATTGAGCGAATACCGAATTCAAGAATACAAAGATTTTAGAGAACAGCAGCCAAAAAAAATCTATAAAAATATTCTTGATTCGGAAATTCAAAGGCTGTTGAGTTATTTAGAAACAGAGTCAGACATTCCTGAAAATATTAAAAAAAATATTGTTAAACATGCACAAACGATTGATGCCAATATAAAAAATCTAACCAAAGTGACCTCCTCAGAAACAAAAAGAACTGAAATTGAAACAAGAGGTTTGTTAAATTTAGCTTCATTAGGAATACTTTCTGCAAATTCATACCATGAGATCTTTAACATTATCGGAAATATGAAAGAAACACCCACTGCCATCAAAACTCTGTTGTTTGAAAAATCAGACATAGACGATGTAGTGAATTCATTTCTCATTGAACTTGATGAACAATTAGAATTGATTGATCAATTTACATGGTTAGTACGACAATTTGTTAAAGCGATAGGAAATGATGTTGAGTCAAAACTATCAAAAGAAGAAATTCCGTTAGAAGAATTGGTATCAAAAATGATGAATAGCTATACAACTTCAACTGCAAAGAATGTTGTTCCAGAAATTATTGTGACTCCAAACGATTTTACTGTCACAATGTACAAGTCAGACATCATTTCAATAGTTTTGAATTTGCTTACAAATGCCATAAAATCAGTAGATTTAGACGAAGATGATGAAAAGAAAATCAAAATAACTATCAATAAAGAAGCATATGATCTGATATTGTTGTTTAGTGATAACGGTATAGGGATACAAGAAGGAATCATGCCCAAGATATTTAGGCCCTTTTTTTCAACTTACGAAAATGGAACAGGAATGGGTTTATCAATAGTGCAAGAAATTCTTGAGTCATATGAAGGCAAGATTTCCTTAGAACCAAAACCTGAATTTGAAAAAGGGGCATCATTTAAAATCACCATACCTTTGAAAAATTTGAGGAGTGAGAAAGAATGA
- a CDS encoding VOC family protein encodes MNKVVHFEIPFDDESRAQKFYQDVFGWQITKFPEMDYFLAVTTPSDENMKPKEPGSINGGLLKKDLTGNHPVIVIDVPSIDDHIAKIESAGGKTIMPKVEVGDFGLYARVQDTEGNIIGIWQTLKAC; translated from the coding sequence ATGAACAAAGTAGTACATTTTGAAATCCCTTTTGATGATGAATCAAGAGCACAAAAGTTCTACCAAGATGTCTTTGGATGGCAAATAACAAAGTTTCCAGAAATGGATTACTTTCTTGCTGTCACTACTCCAAGTGATGAGAACATGAAACCAAAAGAACCTGGCTCTATTAATGGAGGTCTTTTGAAAAAAGATCTTACAGGAAATCACCCAGTTATTGTAATTGATGTTCCATCTATTGATGATCATATTGCCAAAATTGAATCTGCTGGAGGCAAAACTATCATGCCTAAAGTAGAGGTGGGTGATTTTGGATTGTATGCCCGAGTACAAGACACTGAAGGAAATATTATCGGAATTTGGCAGACATTAAAGGCCTGCTAA
- a CDS encoding cupredoxin domain-containing protein, translated as MKTKLAMIFGVIIFAGSFNAAQGFSEDGFDTGRFSDFHYGEKFYQYKYSPPDALAGDSYSKCYFTSDFVLDKNSFSESGYVKYKFPNDMNWPGGYENSTYYIITSSSLNFPEDNNFQKIIPTKTEDDNMVIEFDLMPGLNTFLANSTAFWDSQNSQIIDCLNPFDFEKQDYEYYDFVYPLKIQYSRAMMYDLNENNFLCKSEHVLVLKYDGSPACVTESTKQKLVERNWIRYGVWTAEYGKSNPTVIILPGAVIAENKALDPETTTVVLGVNNTVTWINRDDVTHTLISDHVNDAWWTGLLKPGESSSVTFNNTGIFNYHGTPGPWITGTVIVMED; from the coding sequence ATGAAAACTAAACTGGCAATGATTTTTGGAGTAATAATTTTTGCAGGATCTTTTAATGCCGCTCAGGGTTTTTCAGAAGACGGCTTTGATACGGGACGATTCAGCGATTTTCATTATGGTGAAAAATTCTATCAATACAAATATTCTCCACCTGATGCATTAGCAGGAGACTCCTATAGCAAGTGCTATTTCACATCAGACTTTGTCCTTGATAAAAATTCTTTTTCCGAATCAGGATATGTAAAATATAAATTTCCAAATGACATGAACTGGCCTGGCGGATATGAGAATAGTACATATTACATCATAACTTCTTCATCTCTTAATTTCCCAGAAGATAATAATTTCCAGAAAATAATCCCGACTAAAACAGAAGATGACAATATGGTTATAGAATTTGATCTCATGCCTGGACTCAACACCTTTCTTGCAAATTCAACTGCTTTTTGGGATTCTCAAAATTCTCAAATAATTGACTGTTTGAATCCTTTTGATTTTGAAAAACAAGACTATGAATATTATGATTTTGTATATCCGCTTAAAATTCAATATAGTCGTGCAATGATGTATGATTTGAATGAAAATAATTTTTTATGTAAATCAGAACACGTTTTAGTTCTAAAATATGATGGATCTCCTGCATGTGTGACAGAATCGACCAAACAGAAACTGGTTGAGAGAAATTGGATAAGATATGGTGTATGGACTGCTGAATATGGCAAATCCAACCCAACTGTAATTATTTTGCCAGGTGCAGTGATAGCGGAGAACAAAGCCTTGGATCCTGAAACAACTACCGTTGTGTTAGGAGTCAACAACACTGTAACGTGGATTAACCGTGACGACGTGACACATACGCTAATTAGCGATCATGTAAATGATGCATGGTGGACTGGATTGCTAAAACCTGGGGAATCGTCTTCTGTGACATTTAACAATACGGGGATTTTCAATTATCATGGAACGCCAGGTCCTTGGATTACTGGTACTGTAATAGTCATGGAAGATTAG
- a CDS encoding DMT family transporter encodes MSTNTQHVKFGYISAVLAALLFGSVSTVAKPALVDIHPILLASLVYFLASIVATPLSKKTVSLSLQDKGLLIAIALSGAVIGPILFFAGLEKSTASDSSLLLNGEIIFSVFLAVLLFRERLSAIGYFAVILVIAGIIIVTTDMQFSDSIFDVQNKGNLLILGATLFWALDNNLSKILSTRLDVAKIVQIKSLIGGAILLLLVFLLQIPIEIELEHIPNILLLGIAGFGTSIFLFLHGLKRIGTVKTIMIFSTSSVFGLLFAALFLQEQISYFQIIAMVIILSGIYLLYKKQ; translated from the coding sequence TTGAGTACAAACACTCAACATGTAAAATTTGGTTATATTTCAGCAGTATTAGCTGCCTTGTTATTTGGTTCTGTTTCTACTGTCGCAAAGCCTGCACTTGTAGACATTCATCCAATACTACTTGCATCATTAGTGTATTTTTTAGCGTCAATAGTTGCCACTCCACTTTCAAAGAAAACTGTCTCGCTCTCATTGCAAGACAAGGGACTGTTGATTGCAATAGCGCTGTCAGGTGCAGTAATTGGTCCGATTCTATTTTTTGCAGGATTAGAAAAATCCACGGCTTCTGATTCATCACTGCTATTAAATGGGGAAATTATTTTTTCGGTATTTCTTGCAGTGTTGCTGTTCAGAGAGAGACTTTCAGCAATAGGATACTTTGCAGTTATTTTGGTAATCGCAGGAATAATCATTGTAACAACTGATATGCAGTTCTCAGATTCCATTTTTGATGTTCAAAATAAAGGAAATCTACTCATTCTTGGTGCAACACTGTTTTGGGCTCTTGATAACAACCTAAGTAAAATTCTCAGCACAAGACTAGATGTTGCAAAAATTGTCCAGATAAAATCACTGATTGGAGGTGCAATCCTCTTGCTGTTAGTCTTCTTACTCCAAATTCCTATTGAAATTGAATTAGAACACATTCCAAATATTCTATTATTGGGAATAGCAGGGTTTGGTACGTCAATCTTCCTCTTTTTGCATGGTTTGAAGAGAATTGGAACTGTAAAGACAATAATGATCTTTTCAACTTCTTCTGTTTTTGGACTACTCTTTGCTGCATTATTTTTGCAAGAACAAATAAGCTATTTCCAGATTATTGCAATGGTGATTATTTTATCTGGAATCTATCTTTTGTATAAAAAACAATAA
- a CDS encoding Lrp/AsnC family transcriptional regulator codes for MKMDEKDTQILKLLLADSRQSARKLSLRMGLSTVTMISRIKRLEEQKVIQGYSVRLDHELLGYELTAVIEITTNQGKMLEIEDHIAQQENVIAVYDITGNADILVIAKFKDRKSLSIFVKKLSTIPNVENTVTHIVLNTIKEDERFI; via the coding sequence ATGAAAATGGATGAAAAAGACACTCAGATACTAAAACTGCTTTTAGCAGATTCTAGGCAATCTGCAAGAAAGTTGTCACTTAGAATGGGACTATCTACAGTAACTATGATATCAAGAATCAAGAGGCTTGAAGAACAAAAAGTGATTCAGGGATATTCTGTTCGTCTTGATCATGAACTACTTGGATATGAGTTGACAGCAGTAATTGAGATTACAACAAATCAAGGAAAGATGTTAGAGATTGAAGACCATATTGCACAACAAGAAAATGTTATTGCAGTTTATGACATTACAGGCAATGCAGACATACTAGTTATTGCAAAATTCAAAGACAGAAAATCTTTGAGCATCTTTGTCAAGAAACTCTCTACAATTCCAAATGTAGAAAATACTGTAACCCATATTGTACTAAATACTATTAAAGAAGATGAACGTTTCATATAG
- a CDS encoding Lrp/AsnC ligand binding domain-containing protein, whose amino-acid sequence MKKAYVLINCSLGSEKEILEALRSLSSVKEAHGTFGAYDIIAEVIADSTDKLREEITWKIRKLPYIRATLTLTGVVGQS is encoded by the coding sequence ATGAAAAAGGCATATGTGCTAATTAATTGTAGTTTAGGATCAGAAAAAGAGATTCTAGAGGCTCTGAGAAGTCTATCATCTGTAAAAGAAGCTCATGGAACATTTGGGGCATATGATATTATTGCAGAAGTCATTGCTGATTCTACTGACAAGTTACGTGAAGAGATTACCTGGAAGATTCGTAAACTGCCATACATCCGAGCTACTTTGACATTAACTGGTGTAGTAGGACAAAGTTAG
- a CDS encoding DUF6659 family protein, translating into MNPKKLCSLILGLEPQIRSVYVYHNNGELLAGGMHDGISSLLPPDELTKSIHNTLLRWKTRELMYPFLGTGKYSLTEYEEVKRITFPLKNYAVLVIGMETTAEHNVIIEKIRQLIE; encoded by the coding sequence ATGAATCCTAAAAAACTCTGTTCATTAATTCTGGGACTAGAACCGCAGATAAGATCTGTTTATGTTTATCATAATAATGGTGAGTTGTTAGCAGGAGGAATGCATGATGGGATTTCATCACTATTGCCTCCAGATGAATTAACAAAATCCATTCACAATACTTTACTACGTTGGAAAACACGTGAATTGATGTATCCATTTTTAGGTACAGGAAAATATTCTCTTACTGAGTATGAAGAAGTCAAAAGAATTACTTTTCCTCTAAAAAATTATGCTGTACTTGTAATTGGAATGGAAACAACAGCAGAACACAACGTCATTATTGAAAAAATTCGTCAACTAATAGAATGA
- a CDS encoding Lrp/AsnC ligand binding domain-containing protein, with product MDTAFVLVNCDLGAEEEVLVELKHIDSVKEVCGTFGAYDVIAKIEDSDRDKVRDTITWNIRKIPHVRSTLTLVGIPGQS from the coding sequence ATGGACACTGCCTTTGTATTAGTTAACTGCGACCTTGGGGCAGAAGAAGAAGTGCTTGTAGAACTAAAACATATTGATTCTGTAAAGGAAGTATGTGGAACATTTGGAGCATACGATGTTATTGCAAAAATTGAAGATTCAGATAGAGACAAAGTCAGAGATACAATTACTTGGAATATTAGGAAAATTCCACACGTACGCTCTACATTGACACTAGTTGGGATACCAGGACAGTCCTAG
- a CDS encoding Lrp/AsnC ligand binding domain-containing protein has protein sequence MAKAYVLIINESGKEGSVISHLRNIQSVSNAYGTFGSYDILAKLESSDEKNIQQDISNGIRKIPNIRSTLTLLVDKRSGISKTSDTEQKVLDEHMAQAYITIHCLKSEEENIISKLNAVAEVVEAHTLVGNYEIISKVVAPTYNEISEIISKKIRKIPGIKSTITINLINNQGFDK, from the coding sequence ATGGCCAAAGCTTATGTTTTAATTATTAATGAATCAGGAAAAGAAGGTTCAGTAATTTCTCATCTACGTAACATACAAAGTGTTTCTAATGCATATGGTACATTTGGAAGTTATGATATTTTAGCAAAGCTAGAATCATCAGATGAGAAAAACATTCAACAAGACATTTCAAATGGAATAAGAAAAATACCAAACATAAGATCCACACTCACACTACTAGTTGACAAAAGATCAGGAATTTCTAAAACAAGTGATACAGAGCAAAAAGTACTAGATGAGCATATGGCTCAAGCCTACATTACAATTCATTGTTTAAAATCAGAAGAAGAAAATATTATCAGTAAATTAAATGCAGTTGCCGAAGTAGTAGAGGCACACACACTAGTAGGAAACTATGAAATCATTAGCAAAGTTGTAGCACCAACTTATAATGAAATATCAGAAATCATAAGCAAAAAGATTAGAAAGATTCCTGGAATAAAATCTACAATAACAATTAATCTAATAAACAATCAGGGATTTGATAAATAA
- a CDS encoding DUF1059 domain-containing protein: MFELKCNDYGFECNYEIKGDKESVTEQFKAHVYEEHGIDYTKEAVTQFIRRKYPECK; encoded by the coding sequence ATGTTTGAGTTAAAATGTAATGATTATGGGTTTGAATGCAATTATGAGATTAAAGGAGACAAAGAATCAGTTACAGAACAATTCAAGGCACATGTCTATGAAGAACATGGAATAGATTACACAAAAGAGGCAGTTACACAGTTCATACGACGAAAATATCCTGAATGTAAATAA
- a CDS encoding zinc-ribbon domain-containing protein: protein MKPQSCRNCGKELFQNQRTCSHCGRESGYDDTET from the coding sequence GTGAAACCTCAATCTTGTCGAAATTGTGGAAAAGAATTATTCCAAAACCAAAGGACTTGTAGTCATTGTGGCAGGGAAAGTGGTTATGACGACACTGAAACTTAA
- a CDS encoding GNAT family N-acetyltransferase: MDNVTIRDASDKDIPIILGLLYDLGRPKPQKDSDIDSFRKLVKKYIIDSDKQIRVTILDDTKIVGMVSLMFLSRLNRDTLEMYIPELVVIEKYRNQGIGKKLINSCIDFAKEKKCHRIRLESGNQRTESHQFYKHLGFEQSAFSFTLNLD; this comes from the coding sequence ATGGACAATGTGACAATCAGAGATGCATCTGATAAAGACATTCCAATAATTCTTGGGTTGTTATATGATTTAGGACGTCCAAAACCACAAAAAGACTCTGATATAGATTCATTTAGAAAATTAGTAAAAAAATACATCATAGATTCAGACAAACAAATCCGTGTTACAATTCTTGATGATACAAAAATAGTTGGTATGGTAAGTTTGATGTTTTTATCAAGACTAAATCGTGATACCTTGGAGATGTATATTCCAGAGTTGGTGGTTATTGAAAAATATCGTAATCAGGGAATCGGTAAAAAACTAATCAACTCTTGTATTGACTTTGCAAAAGAAAAAAAATGTCATAGAATTAGACTAGAATCTGGAAATCAACGAACAGAATCTCATCAATTTTACAAACATTTGGGTTTTGAACAATCTGCATTTTCGTTTACATTGAATCTAGATTAA
- a CDS encoding winged helix-turn-helix transcriptional regulator produces the protein MSLNSFKCCPIDNTFKIIGKKFTMHIIRNMAMKEHTRFNQFLDHIEEINPKTLSARLKEMEKAGLISREVYDETPIRVEYHLTNKGKDLQGILLQMAAFSMKHYPKQVFKDGKARTVKQVFNISSPKLN, from the coding sequence ATGAGTTTAAATTCATTCAAGTGTTGCCCAATTGACAATACTTTTAAAATTATTGGAAAAAAATTCACCATGCATATTATTAGAAATATGGCTATGAAAGAACATACAAGATTCAATCAATTTTTGGATCATATTGAAGAGATTAATCCTAAAACACTATCTGCAAGATTAAAGGAGATGGAAAAGGCAGGATTAATTTCAAGAGAAGTATATGATGAGACTCCAATTAGAGTTGAATATCACCTTACAAACAAAGGTAAAGATTTACAGGGAATATTATTACAAATGGCCGCATTTTCAATGAAACATTATCCTAAACAAGTTTTCAAAGATGGCAAGGCAAGAACTGTAAAACAGGTTTTCAACATATCATCTCCAAAATTAAATTAA
- a CDS encoding cupin domain-containing protein, producing the protein MKNQPFDFHGSQFTIKVLTSESNDRYTVLDVKHAPNMGPAEHKHPKGPETFCIIEGEYEFFLNGESIIAKSGDVICVPTNAPHRFETGPNGGHVMVTSPPNLEFYFWEVSNMLSKGNVSFEQESEIGKKYGQMFLDGSKHWN; encoded by the coding sequence ATGAAAAACCAGCCTTTTGATTTTCATGGTTCGCAATTTACAATCAAAGTTCTTACATCTGAATCAAATGATCGTTATACGGTTTTAGATGTGAAACACGCACCAAATATGGGGCCTGCAGAACATAAACATCCGAAAGGTCCTGAGACATTTTGCATCATAGAAGGAGAGTATGAATTCTTCCTAAATGGTGAATCAATTATAGCAAAATCAGGAGATGTGATATGCGTTCCAACTAATGCGCCACATAGATTTGAAACAGGGCCTAATGGTGGACATGTAATGGTTACTAGTCCTCCAAATCTTGAATTTTATTTTTGGGAAGTAAGTAACATGCTTTCAAAAGGCAATGTTTCTTTTGAACAAGAGTCGGAAATTGGAAAAAAATATGGTCAGATGTTCTTAGATGGCTCAAAACATTGGAATTAA